The following proteins are co-located in the Castor canadensis chromosome 5, mCasCan1.hap1v2, whole genome shotgun sequence genome:
- the Ubox5 gene encoding RING finger protein 37 isoform X3, with amino-acid sequence MVVNLCLPQFRPRIHCNKISADGYEVENLISEDPTKRSRGFRTEYFIKPPVHVTVSFPFNVEICRINIDLTAGGVQNITGLEMYTSALSSRASWSSPECRTLGPAEPSVPDKGAFTLVGKVLLRNQSQVVFCHRGFKARPPFSPMEVTLPSPGVVFQELWNKGALSLSHVAHLKICITHVTGSGIPCVKRLEVWGQPAKTCSQEVMNSVLLVASESLPQNLALQTPALPMESDCDQSEGQQAPSHLQELAEVIRDVPEEFLDPITLEIMPCPMLLPSGKVIDQSTLEKCNHSEAAWGRVPSDPFTGVAFTPHSQPLPHPSLKARIDHFLLQHSIPGYHLLGRAQTTSAVTPSIIALPSRKRKMEQTEQAADSILGVNASCFSSTSTLVSPTTSEHTAKKMKTTSELGLVHMDCSTGPVSHEQKLSQSLEIALTSTLGSMPSFTARLTKGQLQHLGTRCSSTSGRPSACLAREQLRP; translated from the exons ATATCAGCTGATGGCTATGAAGTAGAAAATCTCATCTCTGAAGACCCCACAAAAAGAAGCCGTGGTTTTAGGACAGAGTATTTCATTAAGCCACCTGTCCATGTGACAGTTTCCTTTCCCTTTAATGTAGAAATCTGTAGGATTAACATAGACCTCACAGCTGGGGGAGTTCAGAACATCACTGGCCTGGAAATGTACACATCTGCCTTATCCAGCAGAGCCTCTTGGAGTTCACCTGAGTGCCGGACCCTGGGCCCAGCTGAGCCATCTGTCCCGGACAAGGGGGCATTCACCTTGGTAGGCAAGGTCTTACTAAGAAACCAGAGCCAAGTGGTGTTTTGCCACAGGGGCTTCAAGGCCAGACCACCTTTTAGCCCAATGGAAGTCACACTCCCCTCCCCTGGTGTTGTATTCCAGGAGCTCTGGAATAAAGGGGCTCTTTCCCTTAGCCACGTGGCCCACCTCAAGATTTGTATCACCCACGTGACAGGCAGTGGTATCCCTTGCGTCAAGCGCTTGGAGGTATGGGGTCAACCAGCCAAGACCTGCTCTCAGGAGGTGATGAACAGTGTCCTGCTGGTGGCCTCAGAGAGCCTGCCTCAGAACTTGGCTCTGCAGACACCGGCTTTGCCCATGGAGAGTGATTGTGACCAGTCTGAGGGCCAGCAGGCCCCCTCCCACCTACAGGAGCTGGCTGAGGTGATTCGGGATGTACCTGAAGAATTTCTGGATCCCATCACCCTGGAGATCATGCCTTGCCCTATGCTGCTGCCCTCAGGCAAGGTCATTGACCAGAGCACGCTGGAGAAGTGTAACCACAGCGAAGCTGCTTGGGGCCGAGTGCCCAGCGACCCTTTCACAGGTGTAGCCTTTactccacactcccagcccctgccccacccctcccTGAAGGCCCGAATTGATCATTTCCTCCTCCAGCACTCTATCCCTGGCTACCATCTGCTTGGGAGAGCACAGACTACATCGGCAGTGACCCCTTCTATCATTGCTCTACCATCACGGAAAAGGAAGATGGAGCAAACTGAACAGGCCGCAGACAGCATCCTAGGTGTGAATGCTTCCTGTTTCTCTAGCACAAGCACTCTGGTCTCGCCCACTACCTCAGAGCACACcgccaagaaaatgaaaaccaccaGTGAGCTTGGCCTGGTGCACATGGACtgttcaacag GTCCAGTATCTCATGAGCAGAAGCTGTCGCAAAGCTTGGAAATTGCCTTGACATCCACCCTTGGCTCTATGCCCTCCTTCACGGCCCGACTAACCAAGGGACAGCTCCAGCACCTGGGCACAAGATGCAGCAGCACTTCTGGAAGGCCAAGCGCCTGCTTGG